The Sphingobacteriales bacterium DNA segment CCAGTATTTTCGGCGAAGGCGGTGCGATAATTCCATGCACGGTTATTCAGGCTGGTCCTTGCGTGGTAACGCAGAAAAAATCGAAAGATAAAGACGGTTACGATGCGGTACAATTAGGTTATGGTGATAAGAAAGAAAAAAACACCACGAAACCAATGAAAAAACATTTCGAGAAATCCGGCGCTGCCCCTAAAGCAAAATTAGTGGAGTTCAGGGGTATGGATAATCTGAATGTCGGAGATGTGGTAACATCAGAAATCCTGGCTGAAGGAGAAAAAGTGGCGATTACCGGTACTTCCAAGGGAAAAGGATTTCAGGGTGTTGTAAAACGTCACGGATTTGGTGGTGTGGGTGGCCAGACACACGGTCAGCACAATCGTCTGCGTGCGCCGGGTTCATTGGGTGCCTGTTCGACACCGGCACGTGTTATGAAAGGAATGAAGATGGGTGGACGCATGGGCAGTGACCAGGTAAAGGAATTAAGCATTAAAATCATTAAAACGCTCCCGGAAGAGAATTTAATCATCGTTAAAGGTGCTATTCCGGGACATAATGGATCTTACGTAATCATCGAGAAAAAAAAGTAAGATATTCAATCCATCCATCGGATAAAAAAAATAGGAAATGAAAGCAGAAGTATATAATATTAATGGACAAGCCACAGGAAGAACAATCGAGCTGCCTGAAGATATCTTCGGTATCGAACCTAATGAGCACGTTATCTACTTGGCCGTGAAGCAGTACCTGGCAGGAAGAAGAAGCGGTACGCATAAGACATTGGAGAAATCTGAATTATCCGGCTCCACCCGAAAATTACACAAACAGAAAGGTACCGGTGGTTCCAGAAAAGGAAGTATCAAGAACCCATTGTTTAAAGGTGGAGCGAGAATCTTCGGACCACGTCCGCGTAACTACGATTTTAAACTGAACAAGAAAGTAAAATCACTGGCTAAGAATTCTGCATTGTCTGTCAAGGCGGCTGATAATGCGATTAAGGTGGTGGAAGATTTTTCCTTTGAAACACCAAAAACGAAAGAATACATCAGATTCTTACAGGCTTTTGGCTTGGAAAACAAGAAATCACTATTGGTATTGCCGGAATTAATTGACAACATTTATTTATCCGGCAGAAATATTCAGGGTGCAGGCATTGCGGTGGCGGAACACTTGAATACCTATGATATCATGAATAACAATACCATCCTGATCAGTGAAAAATCAATTGAAGCAATTGCAAATTCTTAAATAATAAATAGAATGGAAGTTCTGAAAAAACCTTTAATCACCGAAAAAGCATCTGCACTCTCTGAAAAAGCAGGCAAGTATACTTTCCTGGTGGAAAAAAAGGCAAACAAAGTAGAGATAAAAAAGGCGGTAGAGAAAATGTACGGCGTTAATGTGGAAGAAGTAAATACACTGGTGATGGCTTCAAAGCCTAAAAACCGTAATACGAAAACACGCGTAATCTCCGGAAGAAAAGGCAGCTACAAAAAAGCAATCGTCAAGGTAGCGAAAGGTGAAACAATTGATTTCTATAACGAGATTTAATTCTAAAGAAAGTTTAAACGATGTCAACTAAAAAATACAATCCGGTCACGCCCAGTTTGAGATACAGAGTAACAAACTCTTTTGCTGAGGTAACTACCAGTACTCCGGAAAAATCATTGATAGCACCGATAAAAAGATCAGGTGGCCGTAACCAGAAAGGTGAAATGACGATGCGTTATATCGGCGGCGGCCATAAGAGACAATACCGTATTATTGATTTCAAAAGAAATAAATTTGATATCCCGGCTACTGTCAAAACGATTGAGTACGATCCGAACCGTTCTGCATTCATCGCCTTGGTGGTGTACAAAGACGGCGAGAAAAAGTATATCATCTCTCCGGAAGGATTGAAAGTGGGTCAGGAAATAGTCTCCGGACAAAGCGTTCCGCCGGAAGTGGGTAATACATTACCGATTGCAAATATGCCATTGGGTTCTGTAATACATAATATCGAATTGCAACCGGGCAAAGGTGCATCTATCTGCAGAAGTGCGGGTACATACGCTCAGCTGACAGGTAAAGACGGAAAATACGTGGCCATCAAATTGCCATCCGGTGAATCCCGTATGGTGTTGGGTACTTGCCTGGCAACTATCGGTACCGTTTCCAACTCGGATCATAATTTAGGAGTGAGCGGTAAAGCGGGCGCTTCCAGATGGAAAGGCAGAAGACCTCGTACACGTCCGGTAGCGATGAACCCTGTGGATCACCCGATGGGTGGTGGTGAAGGCAGGGCATCCGGCGGTCACCCACGTTCAAGAAGCGGAAAGATTGCTAAAGGCCTGAAAACCAGGAGCAAAAACAAAGCGTCTAATAAATACATTATCTCAAAAAAATCAAAATAACAGGTTAAGAGAATGGCTAGAAGTTTAAAAAAAGGTCCTTACATAGCGTACCATCTGCAGGCAAAGGTAGATGCTATGAATGCTGCAAGTAAAAAAACGGTAATCAAAACATGGTCAAGAGCCTCTCTGATTACGCCTGAGTTTGTAGGGCATACATTTGCAGTACACAATGGCAATAAATTTATCCCGGTGTACATTACGGAAAACATGGTGGGACATAAGCTGGGTGAGTTTTCTCCAACCAGACAATTTAAAGGACATTCAGGTAACAGAAAATAAGTAAACCATGGGAGCTAGAAAAAGATTAGTTGCAGAAGCAAGAAAAGAAGCAAAAAAATCAGTTTGCGATGCCAGAGCTACAGGAGTTCCGACGTCTCCGCGCAAAATGAGATTATTGGCGGATGTCATCAGAAATAAGGATGTGTTCGATGCTTTGAATATATTGACGTTCTCTACCAAACACGCATCTAAAACACTGGAAAAACTGGTGCGTTCGGCAATTGCCAACTGGGAACAGAAGTTTGAGACTAAAGCAGAAGACAGCGAATTATTCATAAAGGAAGTTACCATCGACAGCGGAAGAATGCTGAAACGTTTTCAACCGGCTCCTCAGGGAAGAGCTTACAGGATTCGTAAACGTTCTAACCATATCACCTTACAACTGGCAAGCCGTACTATGGCAAACGCAGAAACGGTAACAGAAGATTCATCTAACGAAAACTAAAATAAAAAGAAATTAATGGGACAAAAGGCTAACCCGATAGTAAACAGATTAGGCATCATCAGAGGATGGGACTCTAATTGGTATGGCGGAAAAGATTTTAGCGATAAATTGATTGAAGATCAAAAGATTCGTAAATACCTGAACGCTCGTATCCAGAAAGGCGGTATTTCTAAAATCGTGATCGAAAGAACATTAAACAGAATTACCATTTCCATCAACACTTCCCGCCCGGGTATCATCATCGGAAAGGGCGGAAACGAGGTGGACAGAATCAAGGAAGAGATCAAGAAACTGACGAAAAAAGATGTTCAGATCAATATCGTTGAAATCAGAAGACCGGAGATTGATGCAGCTATCGTGGGTGAAACCGTTTGCAAGCAACTGGAAGCGCGTGTTAACTTCCGTCGTGCCGTGAAAATGGCGATTGCATCAGCTATGCGTTTAGGCGTGGAAGGTATTAAAATCAAATGTTCCGGTCGTTTGGGCGGTGCTGAGATGGCAAGGAGTGAAGAGTACAAAGAAGGGCGTACGCC contains these protein-coding regions:
- the rplC gene encoding 50S ribosomal protein L3, which encodes MAGIIGTKVGMTSIFGEGGAIIPCTVIQAGPCVVTQKKSKDKDGYDAVQLGYGDKKEKNTTKPMKKHFEKSGAAPKAKLVEFRGMDNLNVGDVVTSEILAEGEKVAITGTSKGKGFQGVVKRHGFGGVGGQTHGQHNRLRAPGSLGACSTPARVMKGMKMGGRMGSDQVKELSIKIIKTLPEENLIIVKGAIPGHNGSYVIIEKKK
- the rplD gene encoding 50S ribosomal protein L4, with product MKAEVYNINGQATGRTIELPEDIFGIEPNEHVIYLAVKQYLAGRRSGTHKTLEKSELSGSTRKLHKQKGTGGSRKGSIKNPLFKGGARIFGPRPRNYDFKLNKKVKSLAKNSALSVKAADNAIKVVEDFSFETPKTKEYIRFLQAFGLENKKSLLVLPELIDNIYLSGRNIQGAGIAVAEHLNTYDIMNNNTILISEKSIEAIANS
- the rplW gene encoding 50S ribosomal protein L23, with translation MEVLKKPLITEKASALSEKAGKYTFLVEKKANKVEIKKAVEKMYGVNVEEVNTLVMASKPKNRNTKTRVISGRKGSYKKAIVKVAKGETIDFYNEI
- the rplB gene encoding 50S ribosomal protein L2; amino-acid sequence: MSTKKYNPVTPSLRYRVTNSFAEVTTSTPEKSLIAPIKRSGGRNQKGEMTMRYIGGGHKRQYRIIDFKRNKFDIPATVKTIEYDPNRSAFIALVVYKDGEKKYIISPEGLKVGQEIVSGQSVPPEVGNTLPIANMPLGSVIHNIELQPGKGASICRSAGTYAQLTGKDGKYVAIKLPSGESRMVLGTCLATIGTVSNSDHNLGVSGKAGASRWKGRRPRTRPVAMNPVDHPMGGGEGRASGGHPRSRSGKIAKGLKTRSKNKASNKYIISKKSK
- the rpsS gene encoding 30S ribosomal protein S19, coding for MARSLKKGPYIAYHLQAKVDAMNAASKKTVIKTWSRASLITPEFVGHTFAVHNGNKFIPVYITENMVGHKLGEFSPTRQFKGHSGNRK
- the rplV gene encoding 50S ribosomal protein L22 — protein: MGARKRLVAEARKEAKKSVCDARATGVPTSPRKMRLLADVIRNKDVFDALNILTFSTKHASKTLEKLVRSAIANWEQKFETKAEDSELFIKEVTIDSGRMLKRFQPAPQGRAYRIRKRSNHITLQLASRTMANAETVTEDSSNEN
- the rpsC gene encoding 30S ribosomal protein S3; translation: MGQKANPIVNRLGIIRGWDSNWYGGKDFSDKLIEDQKIRKYLNARIQKGGISKIVIERTLNRITISINTSRPGIIIGKGGNEVDRIKEEIKKLTKKDVQINIVEIRRPEIDAAIVGETVCKQLEARVNFRRAVKMAIASAMRLGVEGIKIKCSGRLGGAEMARSEEYKEGRTPLHTFRADIDYAWKEAETIYGKIGVKVWICKGEVFTKRDLSPNIGMDEGSKKGSDRREDRRGGDRRDDRRGGGDKRGGGAKPRGEKTESRGPRKK